Proteins encoded in a region of the Sphingomonas jaspsi DSM 18422 genome:
- a CDS encoding DUF2975 domain-containing protein: protein MSKFKSDPLLNSARILIGFLMGICAFAGGAVVLGVGAILTVQRQDLVAKLAAEGIPANGVNAILAILILVAAVMALGFFFLRHLLRIIGSVGEGDPFNPVNADRLRSMGWLAIASQPVMWTLGLVAHWIEQFTDKAHTEVGISLGAIILGLILFILARVFRTGAAMREELEGTV from the coding sequence ATGTCGAAATTCAAATCCGATCCGCTGCTGAACAGCGCGCGCATCCTGATCGGCTTCCTGATGGGGATCTGCGCCTTTGCCGGCGGCGCCGTCGTCCTGGGCGTCGGCGCCATCCTTACCGTCCAGCGACAGGACCTGGTCGCCAAGCTCGCCGCCGAGGGCATCCCGGCGAACGGCGTCAACGCGATCCTCGCCATCCTCATCCTTGTCGCCGCCGTCATGGCGCTCGGCTTCTTCTTCCTGCGCCACCTGCTGCGCATCATCGGTTCCGTCGGCGAAGGCGATCCGTTCAACCCGGTCAACGCCGACCGCCTGCGCTCGATGGGCTGGCTCGCCATCGCCAGCCAGCCCGTGATGTGGACGCTGGGCCTCGTCGCGCACTGGATCGAGCAGTTCACCGACAAGGCGCATACCGAAGTCGGCATCAGCCTCGGCGCGATCATCCTCGGCCTCATCCTGTTCATCCTGGCTCGCGTGTTCCGCACCGGCGCCGCGATGCGCGAAGAGCTGGA